From Aspergillus chevalieri M1 DNA, chromosome 4, nearly complete sequence, a single genomic window includes:
- a CDS encoding protein kinase RIO2 (BUSCO:EOG09262KVB;~COG:T;~EggNog:ENOG410PFZS;~InterPro:IPR000687,IPR036388,IPR018935,IPR036390, IPR015285,IPR030484,IPR011009;~PFAM:PF01163,PF09202;~go_function: GO:0004672 - protein kinase activity [Evidence IEA];~go_function: GO:0004674 - protein serine/threonine kinase activity [Evidence IEA];~go_function: GO:0005524 - ATP binding [Evidence IEA];~go_process: GO:0006468 - protein phosphorylation [Evidence IEA]) — MKLDAKAIRYLNSEDFRVLSAVEIGSKNHEVVPTPLIAQISGLRGSGVTRSISALAKTNLIAKVKNAKYDGYRLTYGGYDYLALNAHQKHKCIYSVGNQIGVGKESDIVVVADKTGKQSILKIHRLGRISFRSVKNNRDYLRHRSSGSWMYMSRLAAMKEYAFMKALGQNGFPVPEPISQNRHTIVMSLIDAFPLRQISEVSQPDVLYSELMDMIVRLARFGLIHGDFNEFNLLIKEIEDPDAKEGESPEIIRLEPILIDFPQMVSVDHPNAEMYFDRDVDCIKRFFQRKFKFVSDMPGPFFKDAKKQLIKNPSERLDIQVEASGFSRKMAKELEAYMKEVGANEDNEESRNEDSEDEDEEEEEEEESGSEEDEKQTSGTRSDEVDDSSRKLEELRVS, encoded by the exons ATGAAACTCGATGCTAAAGCGATCCGGTACCTAAACTCAGAAGACTTCCGAGTTCTCTCTGCG GTGGAAATCGGAAGCAAAAACCATGAAGTAGTGCCGACGCCGTTGATTGCGCAGATCTCTGGTCTCCGTGGAAGTGGGGTTACTCGGTCGATTTCTGCATTAGCGAAGACGAACTTGATCGCGAAGGTGAAGAATGCGAAGT ATGACGGCTACCGATTGACCTACGGAGGATATGATTATCTCGCTCTTAATGCGCACCAGAAACACAAATGCATCTACTCTGTCGGCAACCAGATCGGAGTCGGGAAGGAATCGGATATTGTCGTCGTCGCAGACAAAACTGGCAAGCAGAGCATTCTAAAAATTCACCGTCTGGGCCGTATCTCGTTCCGATCAGTCAAGAACAATCGCGACTACCTGCGACACCGAAGCTCTGGATCATGGATGTACATGTCGCGTCTGGCAGCAATGAAAGAATACGCGTTTATGAAAGCTCTTGGACAAAACGGATTTCCGGTGCCGGAACCCATTTCGCAGAACCGACACACGATAGTGATGAGTTTGATCGATGCTTTCCCTCTCCGTCAAATATCCGAGGTCTCACAGCCAGACGTGCTTTACTCAGAACTTATGGATATGATCGTGAGACTTGCGCGGTTCGGTCTGATCCATGGTGACTTCAACGAGTTCAACCTTCTGATTAAGGAAATCGAGGACCCTGATGCTAAGGAGGGCGAAAGCCCTGAGATCATCCGGCTGGAGCCAATTCTCATTGATTTCCCGCAGATGGTCTCGGTAGACCATCCTAACGCTGAGATGTATTTTGATCGCGATGTTGACTGCATCAAGCGCTTTTTCCAGCGAAAGTTCAAATTTGTGAGCGACATGCCTGGTCCTTTCTTCAAAGACGCCAAGAAACAGCTTATTAAGAATCCTTCCGAACGACTGGATATTCAAGTCGAGGCGTCTGGGTTCTCTAGGAAGATGGCGAAGGAGCTGGAGGCATACATGAAGGAAGTTGGAGCCAACGAGGACAACGAAGAGTCCCGGAATGAGGATTCtgaagacgaggacgaggaggaagaggaggaggaggaatcAGGGTCcgaggaagatgaaaagCAAACATCCGGGACACGCTCAGACGAGGTCGATGATAGTTCTCGGAAATTAGAAGAACTACGTGTGTCGTAA
- a CDS encoding mitochondrial 54S ribosomal protein uL23m (BUSCO:EOG09264HX6;~COG:J;~EggNog:ENOG410PRXZ;~InterPro:IPR012677,IPR012678,IPR013025;~PFAM:PF00276;~go_component: GO:0005840 - ribosome [Evidence IEA];~go_function: GO:0003735 - structural constituent of ribosome [Evidence IEA];~go_process: GO:0006412 - translation [Evidence IEA]) has protein sequence MVRAFSKFPKKPAGWLPPSAPLEQRKQVFLPEFTIALIRTPFLPPRFASFHVPLSFNKLDMRDYLQRLYGVDVLGVRSYIEQQKITRLRPMGRWGYGKLRRPESKKRMTVEMKQPFVWPDAPADMSPWEKDQFFRAAKYQEDIQKANRPDAGMEPNKPEREAFEEEAKQLLEGKKAWRPTWQALGLSYDRSALGRGNNAPTS, from the exons ATGGTGCGCGCCTTTTCCAAATTCCCCAAGAAGCCCGCGGGCTGGCTACCACCCTCAGCGCCGCTGGAGCAGCGGAAGCAAGTATTCCT TCCCGAGTTTACGATCGCCCTAATCCGCACCCCTTTCCTTCCACCCCGCTTCGCCTCGTTCCACGTCCCTCTGAGCTTCAACAAACTCGACATGCGCGACTACCTGCAGCGTCTGTATGGAGTCGACGTTCTCGGCGTCCGCAGCTACATTGAACAGCAGAAGATCACCCGCCTTCGGCCGATGGGTAGATGGGGCTATGGGAAGTTGAGGAGACCGGagtcgaagaagaggatgacgGTTGAGATGAAACAGCCGTTTGTGTGGCCTGATGCGCCGGCGGATATGTCTCC ATGGGAGAAGGACCAGTTCTTCAGAGCCGCCAAGTACCAAGAAGATATCCAGAAAGCAAACCGTCCTGATGCCGGCATGGAACCGAACAAACCTGAGCGCGAGGCTTTCGAGGAAGAAGCTAAGCAGCTGctggaaggaaagaaggccTGGAGACCGACTTGGCAGGCGTTGGGTCTTAGCTATGACCGGTCAGCGCTCGGTAGAGGGAACAATGCTCCGACGAGTTGA
- a CDS encoding tyrosine--tRNA ligase TYS1 (COG:J;~EggNog:ENOG410PFD6;~InterPro:IPR002305,IPR023617,IPR002307,IPR014729;~PFAM:PF00579;~go_function: GO:0000166 - nucleotide binding [Evidence IEA];~go_function: GO:0004812 - aminoacyl-tRNA ligase activity [Evidence IEA];~go_function: GO:0004831 - tyrosine-tRNA ligase activity [Evidence IEA];~go_function: GO:0005524 - ATP binding [Evidence IEA];~go_process: GO:0006418 - tRNA aminoacylation for protein translation [Evidence IEA];~go_process: GO:0006437 - tyrosyl-tRNA aminoacylation [Evidence IEA]), giving the protein MASLGTSERLALIRENLAETLNFEIIENIIAEGNNPKVYWGTATTGRPHCGYFVSAVKMAQLLAAGCELKVLLADIHAFLDSLKAPIELVESRVEFYRYTITAMLRAVGVSTEKLTFVLGSSYQKSSEYIMDVYRLCSYISEHDAKRAGAEIVKQSANGPLSGLLYPILQVLDEQYLDVDIQFGGLDQRKLFIAAKEWLHKLGYKQRAHIMNPMVPGLHGGKMSSSDPDSKIDLLDPPEVVTRKIGKAVSAPKVVEENGVLAFVEHVLLPASALRGRREFRVDRDRDGLEPLVYNTIAQMHDDYRDDVLTPQLLKPAVAKALNALLAPIQEAYQASTEWQEIALKAYPPPPTKEKKVKDKGDKGTRHPEGKPKKH; this is encoded by the exons ATGGCGAGCTTAGGAACGTCGGAGAGACTTGCTCTCATCCGAGAGAATCTTGCGGAGACCCTGAATTTCGAAATCATCGAAAATATCATTGCAGAAGGGAACAACCCGAAGGTCTACTGGG GTACGGCCACTACGGGTCGCCCTCACTGTGGCTACTTCGTCTCAGCCGTCAAGATGGCCCAACTGCTGGCCGCCGGTTGCGAATTGAAGGTGCTGCTAGCTGATATTCACGCCTTCCTGGACAGTCTCAAAGCGCCCATTGAGCTGGTTGAAAGCCGGGTCGAGTTCTACCGATACACGATAACTGCCATGCTTCGGGCGGTGGGGGTTTCGACTGAGAAGCTTACGTTTGTCCTGGGCAGCTCGTACCAGAAGAGTTCCGAATACATAATGGACGTTTACAGACTCTGTTCCTACATATCCGAGCACGATGCGAAGCGGGCCGGTGCCGAGATTGTTAAACAGTCCGCCAATGGGCCCCTGAGTGGTCTTCTTTACCCCATTCTGCAGGTCTTGGACGAACAGTACCTGGATGTCGATATTCAGTTTGGAG GTCTTGATCAACGTAAGCTGTTTATCGCTGCAAAGGAGTGGTTGCACAAGCTTGGCTATAAACAG CGCGCACATATCATGAACCCAATGGTTCCTGGGCTGCACGGTGGTAAGATGAGCTCTAGTGACCCAG ACAGTAAGATCGACCTTCTTGACCCCCCTGAGGTTGTCACCAGGAAGATAGGCAAAGCCGTTTCTGCGCCCAAAGTCGTGGAGGAAAACGGGGTTCTGGCCTTTGTCGAGCACGTTCTGCTTCCGGCCTCGGCTTTGCGTGGGAGACGAGAGTTCCGCGTTGACCGGGACCGTGATGGCTTGGAGCCACTGGTCTACAACACGATTGCCCAAATGCACGATGATTACAGGGATGATGTG TTGACGCCGCAATTACTCAAGCCTGCTGTCGCAAAGGCTCTGAATGCTCTTTTGGCACCGATACAAGAAGCATACCAAGCTTCAACAGAATGGCAGGAGATAGCTCTGAAAGCATATCCGCCTCCTCCGacaaaggagaagaaagtcAAGGACAAGGGGGACAAGGGTACCCGTCACCCTGAGGGGAAACCAAAGAAACATTGA
- a CDS encoding threonine aldolase family protein (COG:E;~EggNog:ENOG410PGQW;~InterPro:IPR023603,IPR001597,IPR015424,IPR015421, IPR015422;~PFAM:PF01212;~go_function: GO:0003824 - catalytic activity [Evidence IEA];~go_function: GO:0016829 - lyase activity [Evidence IEA];~go_process: GO:0006520 - cellular amino acid metabolic process [Evidence IEA]) produces MTLEIEEQSLCRSSIAWSHSDEASNDFRSDYCTKPTLPMLRAIINTSLGDDVTEEDATTNSFQEYVADLLGHEASLLVLSGTMGNQVSLRTALGAPPYSILADHRGHIIHLEAGGASMLCGALIKMVVPSNGHHLTLEDVKLNSTVTESPYDCPTRVISLEIPLSGTIMPLSEVRAISQWARAQSPPIHMHLDGARLWEAVVLGSFTLREIGECFDSIQLCLTKGLGAPIGSVVVGNSIFIKRARWIRKVLGGGLRAAGLIAAPARVAIEDVFLGGKLKAAQEKANRASVLWEQLGGKLQRPTETNMVWLDFDASGLTRDDFYPMMRKFNLIAMEHPLMNGRLVFHYQITDDAFAKLCQVFRVVLKGGSD; encoded by the coding sequence ATGACGCTCGAGATTGAGGAACAGTCATTATGTCGTTCCAGTATTGCGTGGTCTCATAGCGACGAGGCGTCGAACGATTTCCGATCAGATTATTGCACCAAGCCCACGCTGCCCATGCTACGAGCCATCATCAATACATCCCTTGGTGATGATGTGACCGAGGAAGACGCAACGACCAACTCCTTCCAGGAGTACGTTGCAGACTTGCTGGGCCATGAAGCCTCACTTCTGGTCTTGTCAGGCACCATGGGGAACCAGGTGTCTCTCCGAACCGCTCTGGGAGCCCCTCCTTATTCCATCCTTGCCGACCATCGAGGACACATCATCCATCTGGAAGCGGGTGGCGCGTCCATGCTCTGTGGTGCTCTCATCAAAATGGTCGTTCCCTCCAATGGCCACCACCTCACTCTGGAAGATGTCAAGCTGAATAGCACTGTTACCGAATCACCCTACGACTGCCCAACTCGGGTGATTAGCTTGGAGATCCCACTTTCGGGCACAATCATGCCGCTGTCTGAGGTTCGTGCCATCTCTCAGTGGGCACGCGCTCAGAGCCCACCGATCCATATGCACCTGGACGGGGCTCGTCTCTGGGAAGCGGTGGTCTTGGGAAGCTTCACACTGCGAGAGATCGGAGAGTGCTTCGACAGCATTCAGTTGTGTTTGACCAAGGGCCTTGGGGCGCCCATTGGTAGTGTGGTCGTCGGGAATTCCATTTTTATCAAGCGAGCCAGGTGGATTCGCAAGGTTTTAGGGGGTGGCTTACGCGCTGCCGGCTTGATTGCCGCCCCTGCCCGAGTAGCCATCGAGGATGTGTTCCTGGGTGGAAAGCTGAAGGCAGCCCAGGAAAAGGCCAATAGGGCCTCGGTTCTGTGGGAGCAGCTGGGCGGAAAGCTTCAACGGCCAACCGAGACGAATATGGTCTGGCTGGACTTTGACGCTTCTGGCCTGACGCGTGATGATTTCTATCCTATGATGCGCAAATTTAACTTGATCGCGATGGAGCATCCATTGATGAATGGGCGTCTCGTTTTTCACTACCAAATCACCGACGATGCGTTCGCAAAGCTCTGCCAAGTGTTCAGGGTCGTCCTCAAAGGTGGCTCGGACTAG
- a CDS encoding uncharacterized protein (COG:Q;~EggNog:ENOG410PXEZ;~InterPro:IPR042099,IPR000873,IPR020845), which produces MAILDAVPTGGDAKSENPTLSELVSFARTHSPFYKASLAHLPHDTSFSNIPVTDVEAYWSSASASEKNILTVPFRDGVVMRSGGSTGPPKFVYLTRDELRRICAIKANVVCTASGIVPGDRVANLSPMGGMYGSFMLNNTALMELPIDNIQLPLGWQVSEEVMADTIDQFEATVILSTAYSVTKLAGWLVEKGRKLESVRLILFTGEQFFKDMRPLWHGAYPNALFSPYLYGSVECGPVGLPTHPPQPDGDDDVSPLYKVLRPAVYMEIVDKQGSPITTPGVKGSVVATHLIKRLQPLIRYPVGDIAAWEDYTQQTFRLYGRETVALKISNTLLDLPLLKALIAKHISENATGRFQSVVRRANGKNVLVLRVAIAKPDNAAAIRDAIEDHLAKVSHAWVLNREAGTIAPVEVEYVDFSQLVLGSDTGKLKNFVEERFE; this is translated from the coding sequence ATGGCTATCCTTGATGCCGTTCCCACTGGCGGAGACGCGAAATCCGAAAACCCCACCCTGTCGGAGCTTGTGTCGTTTGCCCGTACACACTCGCCATTCTACAAGGCCTCCCTAGCACATCTGCCTCATGACACTTCCTTCTCTAATATTCCTGTGACCGATGTCGAGGCTTATTGGTCATCAGCGTCTGCGTCCGAAAAGAACATCCTGACTGTGCCATTTAGAGATGGGGTTGTGATGCGATCTGGTGGATCGACCGGTCCCCCCAAATTTGTCTACCTGACCCGGGATGAGCTTCGGCGTATCTGCGCTATCAAGGCAAATGTCGTGTGCACGGCCAGCGGCATCGTCCCCGGCGACCGAGTCGCCAATCTCAGCCCCATGGGTGGCATGTACGGCAGCTTCATGTTGAACAACACTGCACTCATGGAACTGCCGATCGACAATATCCAGCTGCCCCTTGGCTGGCAGGTGTCGGAGGAGGTGATGGCGGACACAATTGACCAGTTTGAGGCGACAGTGATCCTCAGCACTGCTTACTCCGTGACCAAGCTGGCGGGATGGTTGGTCGAAAAAGGGCGCAAGTTGGAGAGTGTCCGCCTGATATTATTCACGGGCGAGCAGTTCTTCAAAGACATGCGCCCTCTTTGGCATGGCGCCTACCCCAATGCCCTGTTCTCGCCGTACTTGTACGGGTCCGTTGAGTGCGGTCCAGTCGGCCTGCCAACGCATCCACCGCAGCCCGATGGCGACGACGACGTGAGTCCACTGTACAAGGTGCTGAGGCCGGCCGTATACATGGAGATAGTCGACAAACAAGGCTCACCCATCACCACACCAGGGGTGAAAGGCTCCGTGGTTGCTACGCACTTGATCAAACGCCTCCAGCCGTTAATCAGGTACCCAGTGGGAGACATCGCAGCCTGGGAGGACTATACGCAACAAACCTTCAGGCTGTATGGAAGGGAGACAGTGGCCCTCAAGATCAGCAACACATTGCTGGACTTGCCACTGCTGAAGGCCTTGATTGCGAAGCACATATCAGAGAACGCCACGGGAAGGTTTCAAAGCGTGGTCAGGCGTGCCAATGGAAAGAATGTCCTTGTGTTGAGAGTCGCAATTGCTAAGCCCGACAATGCGGCCGCAATCAGAGACGCCATTGAGGATCACTTGGCCAAGGTCTCACATGCTTGGGTGCTGAACCGAGAAGCAGGAACAATCGCACCTGTTGAGGTGGAATACGTCGACTTTAGTCAACTTGTATTGGGGTCTGACACCGGCAAACTTAAGAATTTTGTGGAGGAACGGTTTGAATAA
- a CDS encoding MFS transporter (COG:G;~EggNog:ENOG410PVPW;~InterPro:IPR020846,IPR011701,IPR036259;~PFAM:PF07690;~TransMembrane:12 (i35-54o74-93i105-121o127-149i161-184o190-210i265-284o304-324i345-365o377-398i410-431o437-459i);~go_function: GO:0022857 - transmembrane transporter activity [Evidence IEA];~go_process: GO:0055085 - transmembrane transport [Evidence IEA]) translates to MENSVISVDAQLVTWESADDKENPKNWAKARKWRATLSISAFVLMNTLSSTIVAPALPRIADTLHVTNEAEETLILSIFVLGFAFGPFLACPLSEVHGRRITIQSWNLLYLIFNTACGPVNSAPAMLVLRFLAGFFCSASQGVGTGIISDLFTKEERGRAVAIYSIMPLIGPVIGPILGGVIAQYTTWRWTFYSTSLLDLLILVPSLFTLEETYEPLLLRRKKQRLAKETDQQYYTEHDHLDQARLQVYSAALIRPLKLLGTQPIIQVMAIYNALLYGQIYILYANFPALWTDVYHQRPSIAGLNYVSLFVGSVFAAEVCTRAIDRIQKDLSAKRNGIHLPEFRMPVMPPATIALAAGMFLYGWSADFHIHWIVPNIGAAIFIGAAMTCVIAVSAYMIDTYGKYAASAMAAVSMLRQIFGCVFPIFAPYLYRTLGYGWGSSVLGFIALGFGLPAVVLLWKFGEALRKRSPYAKDGTG, encoded by the exons ATGGAAAATTCAGTCATCTCAGTGGACGCCCAGCTCGTCACCTGGGAATCCGCCGACGATAAGGAAAACCCCAAGAACTGGGCCAAGGCACGCAAATGGAGAGCAACATTGTCAATCTCGGCCTTTGTGCTGATGAATACTCTGTCGTCGACCATTGTCGCCCCAGCGCTCCCTCGAATCGCCGACACCCTCCATGTGACGAATGAGGCAGAGGAAACGCTGATTCTCTCCATCTTTGTTCTCGGTTTCGCGTTTGGTCCCTTTCTCGCCTGCCCATTGTCAGAAGTTCATGGGCGTAGGatcaccatccagtcatggaATCTCTTGTACCTCATTTTCAACACGGCGTGCGGCCCTGTCAATTCTGCCCCAGCGATGCTGGTCCTCCGCTTCCTGGCGGGGTTCTTCTGCAGCGCGTCTCAAGGG GTTGGAACCGGCATTATTTCAGACCTCTTCACCaaggaagagagagggagagcaGTCGCTATTTACAGCATCATGCCGCTCATTGGGCCCGTCATCGGGCCGATTCTAGGAGGTGTGATTGCACAGTATACCACCTGGCGCTGGACCTTCTACTCTACTTCGCTACTGGATCTTCTGATCCTTGTGCCCAGTCTCTTCACATTAGAGGAAACTTATGAGCCACTGCTGTTGCGACGAAAGAAACAGCGCCTGGCAAAAGAGACGGACCAGCAATACTATACGGAGCATGACCACCTAGACCAGGCTCGTTTGCAGGTGTACTCGGCTGCGCTGATTCGCCCGTTGAAGTTGCTCGGAACCCAGCCCATCATTCAAGTCATGGCCATTTACAACGCTTTATTGTACGGGCAAATCTATATTCTCTACGCTAACTTTCCGGCGCTGTGGACAGACGTCTACCACCAGAGGCCCAGCATTGCTGGCCTCAACTACGTATCCTTATTCGTCGGCTCGGTATTTGCAGCTGAGGTATGTACGCGGGCGATCGATCGCATCCAGAAGGATCTCTCAGCGAAGCGCAATGGCATCCACCTGCCTGAGTTTCGCATGCCCGTGATGCCGCCCGCGACTATTGCCCTAGCGGCAGGCATGTTCTTGTACGGATGGAGCGCAGATTTTCATATCCATTGGATCGTGCCCAACATCGGCGCCGCAATTTTCATCGGTGCTGCCATGACCTGTGTCATTGCTGTGAGTGCGTATATGATCGATACATATGGAAAGTATGCCGCGAGCGCAATGGCGGCTGTTTCCATGCTTCGTCAGATATTCGGCTGCGTCTTTCCGATTTTCGCTCCTTATTTGTACAGAACTCTTGGATATGGCTGGGGCAGCAGCGTTCTGGGCTTCATTGCGCTAGGATTTGGACTGCCCGCGGTCGTCTTGCTTTGGAAATTTGGGGAGGCATTAAGAAAGCGTAGTCCCTATGCAAAAGACGGGACAGGGTAA
- a CDS encoding class I SAM-dependent methyltransferase (COG:S;~EggNog:ENOG410PVIR;~InterPro:IPR001077,IPR036388,IPR029063;~PFAM:PF13649,PF00891,PF13847;~go_function: GO:0008171 - O-methyltransferase activity [Evidence IEA]) — MISSLVDPERAVATIFNSAIAAAAIGAAWEVGLLTELRDKEKVDVKKFATQHDLDRDSIQGLVTALAIVDVVERDQDTIVAGTLLDEAYRTKSLFHWLTLGSGGLFSRMQYVLRNENRKGDFYGRDPEAIAYACRDINRHHFDPVFRATVDGLDYKFHSIVDLGSGSGERLMQILDRYPGTTGIGIDLAGPAIKFAAAEAVERGFSDRLSFIEGDAREMGYRDEFAQADLLTCFMMGHDFWPRENCVATLQRLRTAFPKVRRFLLGDTTRILLDNPCSKYTVSEDNVPIFTLGFEFGHALMGVYLPTMEEWEGVFTEGGWHCVKKHLIESPSLSVIFELEHA; from the coding sequence ATGATTTCAAGTCTGGTCGATCCGGAGCGCGCTGTCGCCACGATTTTCAACTCGGCcattgcagcagcagccatcGGCGCCGCCTGGGAAGTTGGCTTGCTCACTGAATTGCGGGACAAGGAAAAGGTCGATGTGAAAAAGTTCGCCACCCAACACGACCTGGACCGTGACTCCATACAAGGCCTGGTCACCGCTCTGGCGATCGTCGATGTGGTCGAACGCGATCAGGACACGATCGTGGCGGGAACACTCTTGGACGAGGCTTATCGAACGAAATCGCTCTTCCACTGGCTCACCCTCGGATCAGGCGGGCTCTTCTCACGCATGCAGTATGTACTGCGCAACGAAAATCGTAAGGGGGACTTCTATGGCCGCGACCCCGAGGCCATTGCATACGCCTGCCGCGATATCAACCGCCATCACTTCGACCCGGTCTTCCGCGCGACTGTGGACGGACTCGATTACAAATTCCACTCCATCGTCGACCTGGGCAGCGGGAGCGGCGAGCGACTCATGCAAATCCTCGACCGGTATCCCGGGACTACAGGCATCGGCATCGATCTCGCCGGCCCTGCGATTAAGTTCGCCGCGGCTGAGGCGGTGGAACGTGGCTTCTCAGATCGGCTGTCGTTTATCGAGGGTGACGCGCGCGAAATGGGCTACCGCGACGAGTTTGCCCAAGCTGACTTGCTGACGTGCTTCATGATGGGCCATGACTTCTGGCCTCGGGAAAACTGCGTGGCGACGCTGCAGCGGTTGCGGACGGCCTTTCCCAAGGTTCGCCGCTTCCTCTTGGGCGACACAACCCGGATCCTGCTGGACAACCCTTGCTCCAAGTACACTGTTTCTGAAGACAATGTGCCCATATTTACCCTGGGCTTTGAGTTCGGCCATGCTCTGATGGGTGTCTATCTGCCGACGATGGAGGAATGGGAGGGGGTTTTTACTGAAGGCGGATGGCACTGTGTGAAAAAGCACCTCATCGAATCGCCGTCGCTATCTGTCATCTTCGAACTAGAGCATGCATGA